The Carassius gibelio isolate Cgi1373 ecotype wild population from Czech Republic chromosome B5, carGib1.2-hapl.c, whole genome shotgun sequence genome segment AAAACCGCAAACCACAGTCAGTTTCAAGTCAAAGTTATTGTTATAGCTCTTTTTACAATACACCTTGTTGCAAAAATCATGATGCTAATGTTTATGACATCTTAATATTGTCACATTTCGAGCTGTGAGATCatgaaatttacattttgcaGTAAGACTTGCTTTATAGTAGCCTATACATTGCcctgtgtgtgtatactgtggtTAAAGTTGGACATATATTTCCAGCTTTATATAAAGTGCTGGatgacaatataattttttatttagcatCCAAGATTTGCTACATAGTATATGTGAACATTCTGTTCTATATAACCAACagtaatatagtttacattttctATAAGTAGAGTTGCAATCTCAAACAATAGTGCTGTGCTTGCATTAAACCTAAAACAACAATCTAAGTTGACTTTTGAGTTGTTTTGCAGGAGCGAGGACATCTATGACTATGTATACATCGACACGTTTGGGAAAGGAAAGCAGCTGGCTGCTAAAGAGTGTGAGAATCTGATCCGGCACCAGGTGGGAGCAGATTATTACAGCGCTATAAGCACCAGCGAGCTGCTGCTGCGGATGGTGGGAAACCTGCTGAACATCGGCAAAAGAGGGTGAgaatcacacatgcattttgattacttttaaaGGAGTCAGTGTGTTGTGAAATGTTGTTTATGTTCATATTGTTGTACTGTTGTCTAAGGATCGTTTCCTTAAATCTCTGCACTTAAATTTGACTGAGAATGAAGGAGGTGTTTAAAAAACCTCTATGCTCATTAGTAAGCAAGTCAGGGAATTCTGCAGTTGTAGATTTTGTGTAAATGAAATCCATTTTCTTGGCTGTCAGCTGAATTTGTCAGACCAAAGTTTGTTATGAAATGTGCTTGCATTTGCGTTTTGTCTAGGGAAGGGAATGAGAAATCATATCAGCTCCTGCGGGACTCGCTGGATCTCTACCTCACTATCAACCCTGATAATGTGCAGTATCTTCTGCTGCAGGCCCGTCTCTACTTCCACCTGGGCATCTGGCCTGAGAAAGTGAGTTCAATCACACAGATGAGACTTGAATGTCagtaacaggttttttttttattatttaagaatAGTCAAAAAGATCAAATCTCTCTGGCACAGTGGTTGGCACATATACACTCTCATAAGGATGCTAGATTGAATTAAGTTAAATTAGCTCCAACTAGCTgaagtcttcttttttttctatcactATCCATTCTGTTATTCCATGAAAAAGGCCTTTAAATATAAAGGTGGTGACGACTCACACTAGTTACAGAAGTATAAAAGAAGATAATTGCTATTTTGAAAGTAAATACTATTTGCTCCATGTACGACTGGTACTAAATAGCACCCTGGTTACACTGCAGATAGTAATTGGTGATATTCACAAAGAGTGCAAACAAAAGTAatatgctgtttttactgtattacaccaccctgcatcatatttgctgaatgatatctgctgcttgttttttttttttttttcacaaactttGGGatgctgattccaaaaaagtgCCTTTTTAGCTCTAGCATGTCACACTTTTTTACAAAATGactatgtaaacaaaataaaaaggacAAGGCGAATATTAAACATGGGGTCTCAGTGGGTTTTAAACTTTTTGTTTGACACATAACAGCAACAGACTCATAAGGGACTCATAAATGTTGCATTTGCATTGAAAATCTGGTGAATATTGCAATTAAGCCACCAAATACGAACTGCATAATCAAGGCTATCATCATGTCTATGTGAACATTCTCATGGGAGAAAAGTATAACAGCTGTGTATATTTgatttctctctgtctgtatctCAGGTGTTGGATATTCTGCAGCATATCCAGGCTCTGGACCCGTCTCAGCACGGAGCGGTCGGGTATCTGGTGCAGCACACGCTTGAGCACATCCAGCATAAGAGGCATCCCGTAGAGCCGGAGGTGAAGAGGCGCAGCGTGCCGGAGCACAGGGACGTACTGTACTCTGTAGGCCTCATCATGAAACATAAGAGGTGGGTTCCTGTTTGTGTAAGTGGAAAAAATTATACCTACATGGAATATGAAAATCCGTTTAATCTCAAATTTGAGAACAGCAAGGGAAACATTGATAAAAAGAAGTGATGCTAATTTGTaactaatagctaataataataaacacatgtCATTACTACATTTCTCCATGTATGCTGCAAACATACTACAGTTCTGGGCCAAATAATACAAAGTAAAATCAGGCTTTTATTGGCACAGGATGTCAGAAACCAAAAGGCTTAATGATTTGCATAACTTTAGGTAGACTGTAGATGAaccatgcatttatatttaatatttgtgaccctggaccaccaaACCAGTCATGAGGGTCAACTttatgaaattgagatttatacatagtATGGGTAAATAAGCCTTCCATAAAATCTGgaatcttcagaaaaaaaaaataaaaaatcacaatactgagaaaatcggcTTTAAAGTTgatcaaatgaagttcttagcaattccTAGTAGtaatcaaaaataatgttttaatatatttatggtagaaaatttacaaaatatcttcatggaacatgatctttacttaatatcttaatgatttttatcgcaaaaaaaatctataattttgacccgtataatgtattgttggctattgctacaaatataccccagcaacttaagactgggtttgtggtccaaggtcacatttaATGTTCACAAACTGATGTCTCTCATAGGTCAGGCTACAACTGCGTTATCTACGGTTGGGACCCTAAATGCACCATGAGTCAGGAGTGGATTAACACTATGAGGGTCCATCAGCTGTCTAAGGGGGCCGATCAGCCATTCTACAACGTCTTAGTGCAGGATGGGACATGTAGATATGCTGCGCAAGGTCAGTTTTTCCAGACATCCAAGATTTAAGCAATGGAAATGACTTAATTTTTCATTTCCTTTTAATCTAACATAGTTTTAGGTTGTGCATGTACTTTTGCAGACTCATTTATTATCACTTTCTGGTATCTGAAAACTAGGTCTTTGTCCTAATTGCGCTCAATTTCATCAGCATCAGTGAATCATTTCTTTTGGGGCAGGTGGATGAGGTCGAGACAATTGcagtcttaaaataaaaaaagaaaccctCCTTTTCTCTTTTCGTTTGCAGAGAATCTTGAACCTCACTCGGCCCCGCTGGAGATCGCTCACCCTGAGGTCGGCCGCTACTTCACCGAGTTCTCTGACACACATTACATCGCTAATGAAGAGCTCCAGGCGCATTACCCAGAGGACATGTGCAAGACCCACAGGACTGTAGAGGAGCTCTACCACGGTCTCAACCCCAACTCAGGGCAGCCCCCGGAGCCCACCGCCAACTTCCAGGACCATGATTTGTTAGATCCGTAGAGAAGAATGCCACCCCACTATAGATGCGTAATGCCATTCACTTTCTCCTGAACTGTTACAGCTGTTAAGGGACTGGATTTGAAGTTTGAAGAACTACtgtagttaaaggaatagttctcccaaaaaagaaaattagctgaaaattttCTCAATTgccttccaagatgtagatgagtttgtttcttcatgagaacagatttggagtaatgtagcattacatctcttgctcactaatagatcctctgcagtgaatgggactGGAGATTTGTGGATTACTTGTTGATGATTGtgattgtttttatcagctgtttggactccccttctgacggcacccattcactgcagaggatccgttggtgatcaagtgatgcaatgctacatttctccaaatctgttccgatgaagaaaccaactgatctacatcttggatggcctgatgaTGAACACAtttcaatttttgggtgaacaattcttTTAAGACAACGTCCTGGTCCTAGATTAGTTTTAGGCGCAACTTTGACCCAGAGCTGAAAATGAAGTCTAAGTTGAAAGAAACTTGTGTTGTATTTGAGTGGTTGAGTATAAATTATGTGGTTGAGTTACAGTATTTGTGCAGATACAAAATATACTCTAGATAGTATGTGTATAGATTATGTGAATTTACACTACAGAGGGTCTGAATATCTGTGTATGCGTTGATATTCAGCTTCATGCCCGTTCCTTATGCCATCAGTCATATCACATCTCACTGAACTAATGCACTAATGTCACATTTGTTAATATGTTAACTAACATTCACAAATATCTAAAGCTGTCaccttaaaatattttgtaatgtttatttcaaagttatatataaaaaaaaaagaaaaaaaaacctagagATCAAGGGCTCATGAAATGATTGGCTCATAGTGGTTGTAAATACAAAAGTATTGAGAATATAAGCGAATGAATCGCAATAAAAAATAAGCTGTACTTTGTTGGTctggttatttatttatcattgtaTTTTAATAACTTATCTACTTGTTTTGTAAGTGTAGAGATTTTGtataactgaatatttaaatgtattcatctaaCCATGATTCCCTTCCAGATTAATTTGGTATATCAGCAAACATTTGAGAGCGTCTGGCAAATTTGTGACATTGACCATGTTAAATACTTTTGTACAAATAGTCAGGTTTCCTATCTTGAAGCACAAGTTGCTCTTTGCGATATTCTTCAGTCATTCTGTAGAATAtaggttttcttttttgttcatgTCAGCTTGAGATacaattcaaatattaaaaagtgCTGGAATTTCATTTGCCAATgaaacattttactttaattcCTTTGCTGATTTAATTATGCagaatattattagaaaataaggtTCTTAATAAGGTTCCTTTTCCATTTCcttcttatttttttgttttttaattttttttataacgtgCACCAAACACCTTAAAGAGAAAGTTGGATAATGAATGGCAAACAAGTCAGGGTGGTGCCCCTCTTGTATCCAAAGTGTGTTTGCATTAACTTTAATACTCATCCGAAGTCAAACAAccttaaatatttataatgcaaataTAAGCATCTACAACAGTATACCTTAATCATAGCAAAGACTGGGTGAATACTACGATAACATTATTTGAACTGTGATATTACTTTTAATGTATactatagaaaaataataatatttaagataCTTTGATCatacagattattttaaaatattttaatattcatataaaataaattttattttatttatttaatatattaatttattgtatttaaaatagtattttaattctttaatatacattttatatatttatattaaaagaaGTATTAGCCTATTCCATTTATTTACGAATTATCTTTTTGACAGTGTTATGTTAAGACAAGAAAACGAAGATGTCTTCTTTTATACCTAACACAAATGTCCATTTCTGGGTTCGCAAAAGAATGTTCAGACCCCCCCaccccatgaaaaaaaaaacggacgaGAGAATCAGGTGTGTCAATGACGCGTTTGGCATATTTAATAAGCGGGCGGAGCTTTGCTATCAAAGTCTGAGGGCACGTTGTGAAAGTTCTGACCATTCTTCACATAACTTTCTTTCTGATCTCTTCCGGACTTTAACATGGGAGCTTCTCAGTCTGGACGACTGCATATGTTCCAAGATCTGGCTGATAAAACTGGCTGTGAGTATCCATAAAACTTTTCAATGTGCACACAGcgacattgtttttattattattattattattttttttcaggtgcTTAGAATATGTTTCTAAGTGAACATTGTACTGTGATTATATCAGAAGTTTGTATCATGGTACCGCGTGGTACCATGGTAGTACTTCAAAAAATGCCATATAGTAACAAAAAAACATGGGCCATAATACTtaggtgcattttatttttttcattttgccaaTTTCAAGTTGTCCAAAAGTTGCAGTAATATTTATGGATAGCATACAGTTTACAGAAATTAATGTGTTTTGTGTGAATTTAGGCTATGtggtgaaaacttttttttatttttttatttcataaaacaagaaaaattaaACAACAGAATATTAGatcattaattttaattcaagtaaaacgtacattttttttatggttaCATAGCTAAATGTCTATGACCTGTTAAGCGTTATATGTCTATAGCATAAAAGCTATTATTAAGTGCCAActgaaataaacatatatatatatatatatatatatatatatatatatatataaatgcatgatattaacattttacatttcttatatAGGGTACAGTGTGTTGTACATAGTCTCTAAAGCAGGGGCGTAAATTTAATCTAACAGTTGTGGGgaacaataaacataacatttctcaaTAGCAATTTTTGAAGGGGATACAAATAATACAGCTCAAATTATTCTTGTAAGGATATGTATACTACTGTTAGTGCAGCAGGGAGACCGTGCCAACTTCAAGCTGTTGTGGTCGCGCCGTGACAGCGCTCGTGTCCGCTGTAGACTTTGCGCTGTCACGGCGCGACCACAACAGCTTCAAGCGGTGTTGCCAGGTCCGCGGGTTCCcgtggaattgggctactttttttatcagggttgtttttcatgtccgcaggttgAAGCGACACCAATAACGTTTATTTTAATCCCGGGACGAGATTTTTACTGGGGGACCCCTCGAAATGCAAATAGTTTGGGTTAGTTTTGGCTacttttgagtagcaattgggcgggttttgaaaacctggcaaccttgACTCTTAATCAGGTAACGTTATTATTGCTAATATCGCACTCATCGAAAAATACATTGGCCTAATCTGTATTATAGAGAAAATAATCACTTCGTCCGATGTTTATgtgaataaaattttatatttgacaGCCTTACTTGGCTTTGGACGGATTTGTGCATGTAGGTGATGtgtaaccatagacagtaaagcaggcatttggaccaaagcactgtgaggaaagggagggggagactcaaaatgtttctaaacttaaaatgcattttgccccgtttgtgttgttttactactTATTTCAAGTATAAATAATTGTTACTTGTTGTACAGTgtggtttttaatcatatttttagggAGGTCCTGTCACGTGATGCATTCCTTGCATAAGTTTATTCATTATTAGCTCATCTTGGCTTCACCACCCACACACTCATATTCTGTCTCCATCACTCCTTCAGAACAGCTGTGAGTGACTGTGAAGTTCTTTGAAATTTACCTGAATTTGCTGTCTTTTTCTCACTTTAGTTTCCATAGAGCAGATAAATAACCTCCATATCAGATTTATGTACCTGACTCAAGGTGAAGACACTTTAAGGTAGGTCTACTGTACAAAGGACTTGATGACGATTCTAAAATACTGTCATAACCAGTCATCTGCAACATTcattttctacatgtattttAACTTCTGATTTTATATAAAGTTCTGCATTATATGACACATAGTATATTATTggattgtgtgtgttttgaaaagGATGTCAGATAATATTCATTTTCCATTATAATGAAATAGGTGTAATGCACAGTATaaacatttcttttcatttcagaCGTGAACACCTTGAGAATATTAGCAATTTGGCTCTCAACCCAATCCGAAGACAGATCGTTGAGGCTTTCTTTGATAAAAGGTgcattcagaaaataaaaataaaaattcatatgggtccatatttgttttgaaagaaaaatcgaatgttttttttgtttgttttttttttaagttacatgagttttgtgttttatagttattttttcacCATTTTGCTGAAAAGCAAATAAGTGTcatataattaataacaaaaaaataataattctgttaaGGAAGATGGCATATTaagttatttatcttttattattgaaatgcatttaaacgaattaaaaatgaattttatatttcacattaaggtatttttctcaaacattttgtgtttggtttactGTTATGTTTAGCTGAAAAGCAATTGCGTCCACACAGATAATGTCTGTATGCTTTTATTTAGGAACTTGGGTGAAAAAGAGAAGGGCTGTCTGCAGGAGATTGGTTTTGAGGAGTTTGTTACGGTCCTGTCCTTCTTCAGACCACCCAAACCACGCATTGCTGATGAAGAGATGAAAAACATCAAGAAGGAGAAATTACGCTGTGAGAATACAGATAGTCTTTGTATAGCAGCTTTCTTTTAAAAGATATCAGTGTTATATATTAGTATCATTgacattttattatgatttttgttCAAATTTGGAATATgatacaaaaaatttaatttcctgtcttcattttatttttaattaactttttgttagaattttttacatataatttttgtgaaagtgaaagtgatgtgacattcagccaagtatggtgacccatactcagaatttgtgctctgcatttaacccatgggttgagggttcaatgccttgctcaagggcacctaagtcatggtattgaaggtggagagagaactgtacatgcactccccccacccacaattcctgcctgactcaaactcacaacctttcgattgggagtccaactgtctaaccattaggccacgacttcctctcaaccttttttacatattttacatttttgtgaaattgtGGTGTTTAAATATATGGACCACCAAAATATACTTCCATcaaaataaaaggtttaaaataaGATTTCCATAAATATTAGGATTGTTATTTTACAGTTgtaatttgaattttaaaaaaaaactaaaatgctttataaatatatatataaaatctacgTAGTATTTATTCAAATGTGTGTACTTTACTATCAGCTTGCGCCAGCGCAAACCCTCATTTATGAAGGTAATACAGTAACAAAACTCGAAAGCTTGTTGATCTGAAAGTGAGAAACTTGTCATATTAACATTCGTATTTGTAAGTAGAaatttacactcacagctctgatgTAAATAGCTGAATCTCAtcataggggaagtcgtggcctaaagTTAGAGTGTTGGACTTGCATCCAAGGGTTGCAAGTTCGAGCCATGGGCTGGCAGGAATTCTAggttgggggagtgaatgtacagcgctctctccaccttcaataccatgactgaggtgcccNNNNNNNNNNNNNNNNNNNNNNNNNNNNNNNNNNNNNNNNNNNNNNNNNNNNNNNNNNNNNNNNNNNNNNNNNNNNNNNNNNNNNNNNNNNNNNNNNNNNNNNNNNNNNNNNNNNNNNNNNNNNNNNNNNNNNNNNNNNNNNNNNNNNNNNNNNNNNNNNNNNNNNNNNNNNNNNNNNNNNNNNNNNNNNNNNNNNNNNNNNNNNNNNNNNNNNNNNNNNNNNNNNNNNNNNNNNNNNNNNNNNNNNNNNNNNNNNNNNNNNNNNNNNNNNNNNNNNNNNNNNNNNNNNNNNNNNNNNNNNNNNNNNNNNNNNNNNNNNNNNNNNNNNNNNNNNNNNNNNNNNNNNNNNNNNNNNNNNNNNNNNNNNNNNNNNNNNNNNNNNNNNNNNNNNNNNNNNNNNNNNNNNNNNNNNNNNNNNNNNNNNNNNNNNNNNNNNNNNNNNNNNNNNNNNNNNNNNNNNNNNNNNNNNNNNNNNNNNNNNNNNNNNNNNNNNNNNNNNNTCTTAAGTTTATTACATTTGGACATTTAATTTTTGTTGGAATTATTTTATGTACGAAACCAAACATGGCATTTAGTTTAAATGGAGATGATTTTGATGAAACAATGACTGGGTTGGGTCTTGGTATGGGGAGAATATTTGGTGACACTCCAGTCGCTCCAATTGAAAGGGAGAGTAGAGTGAACAGAATGCCTCATGTTTTGTGCTCCACACGTGTAACTGATAATGTTCCCAATCCAACAGCTGACACTGTGCCCTTAGCTGTTCCAGACATAAATGATCCAAACTGGCAAGGGTTGATAGCACATATTGCTCAACAGGTTGGTCAGACAATTTTAGCATCTCAAAGGGAAGCTAGTTATGTGGAAGGAGAGAATAGAGGTGCACAAACACAGAGGTTAGATACTTCTAAGACATTATCAGATATACCTTCACTTAACTTGACTGGAGTGAGATTGGTCATGCAGTCAGACGCAAAGGAGCCCCCAGTTGACCGTGGAGATTCATCAGACAAGCTTGGGGTGCATGAATGGGAGGAGCCGATGGACACATATCTGCGAAAGAGAGGAATACCAGTAGCAGAGCAACATCAGGAGATTCTAAGCAGTTTGATGGGTAAAGCTAAAGATGTTGTCAGAGTTACTCTTCGTTGTAATTCAGCTTTAAACCCAGTTGAGAACCCAAAGGTTATCATAGATATCCTGAAAGAGCAGATGTCAATGAAGTCAAAGCGTCATGTTACTTCAAGACATGTCACTACTCATGTTCAGACGTCACAAGATGTTGATGAAGTGGATGTTGGCTTTTCAACAGAACCAGTTGAGTGTAGTCGAATCAGTACAGCACACACTATAGATAGTGATGACAATTGTATGAGAACTCTGATTAATCGTCTTGATCGTGCACTGTCTCAAATTGTCCAAATGCCATCTCACCAGCCCCAAGGCAAGCTCTGTAGAGTATGCAAATTGCCGGCGAGAACATCTCTGCTTTGCGTGCTTCCAGCCTGGTCATAGTAAAAGAGACTGTTCAAGTGACAGGTCGAGACCTGGTCTGA includes the following:
- the LOC127958649 gene encoding calcineurin B homologous protein 3-like, translating into MGASQSGRLHMFQDLADKTGFSIEQINNLHIRFMYLTQGEDTLRREHLENISNLALNPIRRQIVEAFFDKRNLGEKEKGCLQEIGFEEFVTVLSFFRPPKPRIADEEMKNIKKEKLRCENTDSLCIAAFF